The following are encoded together in the Bacillus sp. NP157 genome:
- the radC gene encoding DNA repair protein RadC: MTNPSNKKRNVRDASSDHEAWAYPISAWPEQERPRERLVRKGPTALTDAELVAVLLGNGTPGLDAVATGRKLLTQAGGIRRLMADAIEMPPLPGFGPVKRARLVAALELASRSLGEGVLARQHIGNPEDCGDFLRSHFSHLKEEVMAVLYLNASHSVICFEVLTKGTVDYASVYPRELAKACIAHRATAVILVHNHPSGNPRPSQADVEITGTIRLALSALEVKVLDHVVVGGNRVVSMGALGMI, translated from the coding sequence ATGACCAACCCCAGCAACAAGAAACGCAACGTCCGCGATGCCTCGTCCGACCACGAGGCATGGGCCTACCCGATCAGTGCGTGGCCGGAACAGGAACGGCCGCGCGAACGCCTGGTGCGCAAAGGCCCCACCGCCCTTACCGACGCCGAACTGGTTGCCGTCTTGCTCGGTAACGGCACGCCGGGCCTCGATGCCGTGGCGACCGGCAGGAAACTCCTCACGCAAGCCGGGGGAATCCGCCGCCTGATGGCCGATGCGATCGAGATGCCGCCGCTCCCCGGGTTCGGGCCGGTCAAGCGCGCCCGGCTGGTCGCAGCGCTGGAACTGGCCAGCCGCTCGCTGGGCGAGGGTGTCCTTGCCCGGCAGCACATCGGCAACCCCGAGGATTGCGGTGATTTCCTCAGGTCACACTTTTCCCACCTGAAGGAAGAGGTCATGGCCGTGCTGTACCTGAACGCCAGTCATTCCGTGATCTGCTTCGAGGTCCTGACCAAGGGTACGGTCGACTACGCCAGCGTCTATCCCCGGGAACTGGCCAAGGCCTGCATTGCGCACCGCGCCACGGCGGTAATCCTCGTCCACAACCACCCCTCGGGTAATCCACGGCCCAGCCAGGCCGACGTGGAGATCACCGGGACCATCCGCCTGGCCTTGAGTGCGCTGGAGGTGAAGGTGCTCGACCATGTGGTGGTAGGTGGCAACCGGGTGGTCTCGATGGGGGCGCTCGGCATGATCTAG